The Girardinichthys multiradiatus isolate DD_20200921_A chromosome 24, DD_fGirMul_XY1, whole genome shotgun sequence genome has a window encoding:
- the LOC124861502 gene encoding protein EFR3 homolog B-like: protein MFHFVLCRNLRLIIFETLENTIEDRGPVEEEERRKRMQVVERFQTAPSEEIAALCGSRTSLLQSKLDQVFDLIVRPPPSPSGQSSRRWTPIYEMNFPDLCVY, encoded by the exons ATGTTTCACTTTGTGCTCTGCAGAAACCTCAGACTGATCATCTTTGAGACGCTGGAGAACACCATTG AGGATAGAGGAcctgtggaggaggaggaaaggaggaagaggatgcAGGTGGTGGAGAGGTTTCAGACAGCTCCTTCTGAGGAAATAGCAGCTCTCTGTGGATCCAGG ACCTCATTGCTTCAGTCCAAACTAGATCAGGTCTTTGATCTGATTGTTCGTCCTCCTCCGTCTCCATCTGGACAATCGTCTCGTCGTTGGACGCCGATCTATGAGATGAACTTTCCTGACCTCTGTGTGTATTAG